In a single window of the Hydrogenobaculum sp. 3684 genome:
- a CDS encoding peptidase, translated as MDLNLDYLSHLLSLNESELYNHIFQEIKPNFYLNDMYLYLHKDDNLPCLVAHIDTVHKQKPKLDDIVLENDILFNRGCYGLGADDRAGVYALLTLKDLPYNLLFTNYEETGCIGVKKAIHDLPELLSANTCFIEIDRKETGHYVDYVGAEDEFLDIFNKRGLDKERGSYSDITDLSSELSIASVNLACGYRNPHTDEEYLNIKELQVVIDLLKDPSLIKEVSKRQFRTC; from the coding sequence ATGGATTTAAATTTAGACTATTTATCACATTTGTTATCTCTTAATGAAAGTGAACTTTACAATCATATTTTTCAAGAGATAAAACCAAATTTTTACTTGAATGATATGTATTTATACCTGCACAAAGATGATAATTTACCCTGCTTGGTGGCTCATATAGACACGGTTCACAAACAAAAACCAAAATTAGATGATATCGTTTTAGAAAATGATATTTTATTTAACCGTGGTTGCTATGGTCTTGGTGCTGATGATAGAGCTGGTGTTTATGCACTGCTTACACTGAAAGATCTGCCTTACAATTTATTGTTTACAAACTATGAAGAAACCGGCTGCATAGGTGTAAAGAAAGCAATACATGACTTGCCAGAGCTTCTATCAGCTAACACCTGTTTTATAGAAATAGATAGAAAAGAAACTGGGCACTATGTGGATTATGTTGGTGCAGAGGATGAGTTTTTAGATATATTCAACAAAAGAGGACTTGATAAAGAGCGTGGCTCATATAGTGATATAACTGATTTGAGCTCTGAGCTTTCTATAGCTAGTGTAAACCTTGCTTGTGGATACCGCAACCCGCATACAGACGAAGAATATCTAAACATAAAAGAGCTACAGGTGGTTATAGATTTACTTAAAGACCCATCGCTAATTAAAGAAGTGTCAAAAAGGCAATTTAGAACATGTTGA